In one window of Chryseobacterium sp. JV274 DNA:
- a CDS encoding DUF3945 domain-containing protein, giving the protein MEQEIINVQESDALKPSADTLLVLNIHTNQVEMVKGIDQEGNLQKVTPQEKKDNEQLIRVDKHGDLFSNFFSNFYRQLKNPTHFNFFKVSEYDAVNTAKDLQKYVDQASPEEKEKLKGYEILPQHNNNPKNQNTMDNNTDNQEYRFQPEQIDWKTMEKFGLNQEKLEKMNAMDSLLRGFKTNTLIPITINLGTAVSKMDVRLSLQTGDTGQVAVHLHGIRKEPSLNNKFLGHQFSDEDKKNLRETGNMGRVVDLVNPKTDEIIPSVISRDRLTNELVAYRAEYIKIPDEIKGIQLDEHQKQTLLEGAPLYLEGMTSKKGELFDATVQFNADKRYVEFLFNNNQNQQQSQQHNHNQQQTQHTDQEAPKIFRGKELDDSQYEKFKAGQTVYVDGLTDAKGKAYQGYITFNKETSKTDFSFNHPNKLKEEVKPTEDHKTQTAVNTHGKTNEDTKNVNEPLESKQQHPANKQQKDQQKKVRKPRGQKL; this is encoded by the coding sequence ATGGAACAAGAAATAATAAATGTTCAGGAATCCGATGCACTCAAACCATCAGCAGACACACTCCTTGTCCTGAACATTCATACCAACCAGGTTGAAATGGTCAAAGGAATTGATCAAGAAGGCAATCTTCAAAAGGTTACTCCACAAGAAAAAAAAGATAATGAGCAGCTGATCAGAGTGGATAAGCACGGCGATCTATTCTCCAACTTCTTTTCCAATTTTTACCGGCAGCTTAAAAATCCTACGCATTTCAACTTTTTTAAAGTTTCAGAATATGATGCTGTTAATACCGCTAAGGATCTTCAAAAATATGTTGATCAGGCATCGCCTGAAGAAAAAGAAAAGCTGAAAGGCTACGAAATTTTACCTCAACACAACAACAATCCAAAAAATCAAAATACAATGGACAACAACACAGACAATCAGGAATATCGTTTTCAGCCTGAGCAAATCGACTGGAAAACGATGGAAAAGTTCGGACTTAATCAGGAGAAGCTTGAAAAAATGAATGCGATGGATTCATTACTCAGAGGTTTTAAAACCAATACGTTAATTCCCATCACTATTAATCTGGGAACGGCAGTAAGCAAAATGGATGTCCGGTTATCCCTTCAAACAGGAGATACTGGACAGGTTGCCGTTCATCTGCATGGAATCCGAAAAGAGCCCAGTCTCAATAATAAATTCTTAGGTCATCAGTTTAGTGATGAAGACAAAAAGAACCTCAGAGAAACCGGGAATATGGGCAGGGTAGTAGATCTGGTCAATCCTAAAACAGATGAAATTATTCCATCAGTGATCAGCCGTGACCGTTTAACCAATGAATTGGTTGCCTATCGGGCAGAATACATAAAAATTCCTGATGAAATCAAAGGAATACAGCTTGATGAACATCAGAAACAAACCCTACTGGAAGGAGCACCATTGTATCTTGAAGGCATGACCTCTAAAAAAGGTGAACTTTTCGATGCCACCGTACAATTCAATGCGGATAAGCGGTATGTGGAATTTCTGTTCAATAATAATCAGAATCAACAACAAAGTCAACAGCACAATCATAACCAACAGCAAACTCAACATACGGATCAAGAAGCGCCCAAAATATTCAGAGGAAAAGAACTGGATGATTCTCAATATGAAAAGTTCAAAGCCGGACAAACCGTTTATGTTGACGGCCTTACCGATGCTAAAGGTAAAGCCTATCAAGGTTATATTACCTTCAACAAAGAAACTTCCAAAACCGATTTCTCCTTCAATCATCCTAATAAGCTCAAAGAAGAGGTAAAACCTACAGAAGATCATAAAACCCAAACTGCGGTTAACACCCATGGTAAAACCAATGAAGATACTAAAAATGTGAATGAGCCTTTAGAATCAAAACAGCAGCACCCTGCCAATAAACAGCAGAAGGATCAGCAAAAAAAGGTTAGAAAACCAAGAGGGCAAAAACTATAA
- a CDS encoding helix-turn-helix domain-containing protein — protein sequence MNIERTEFIAWMERIMERFDLLKEQMLRNQSRFIEIDGEQLLDNQDVLQLLKISSRSLQRYRTDKKLPYYTISGKLYYKLSDVHQLIRECLNS from the coding sequence ATGAATATTGAAAGAACAGAATTTATCGCCTGGATGGAGAGAATCATGGAAAGATTTGATCTACTGAAAGAACAAATGCTTAGGAATCAATCCAGATTTATAGAAATAGATGGAGAGCAGCTTCTGGATAACCAGGATGTTTTACAGCTTTTAAAAATTAGTTCCAGATCATTACAGCGGTATCGGACGGATAAAAAGCTGCCTTACTATACCATCAGCGGAAAGCTGTATTATAAGCTTTCGGATGTCCATCAATTGATCAGAGAATGTTTAAACTCTTGA
- a CDS encoding phage integrase SAM-like domain-containing protein — MTFKFFISDCGLAKESIHLKIENQSGQPLFNFKTPLRIRQEDWDSKKQRPSNIYLKRYKKINAKLDALKIRLVECIEENRSKGKLCSQRYLYKEIKNICSKEKEDYPKDSLLCFINMYISSKQEYICQSTYKRYKVFFNLIERFEGFTSRRLYVNTIDGDFIRKFISFGKEEAYSENTIYRTIHFIKTILNFAERKGIRTAIREFDIRREKQNRIVINLTEKEVMKIGKMKVPKELQAAKDWLLISCYTGQRVSDFMKFNSDLLRKVNDRVCISFIQQKTKKEILLPIHPVVLEIIKRLKNNFPQKLSATKYNSHIKQIGRIAQLTDPVNAVKRVGHRVKKLIVEKWEVLSSHIGRRSFATNFYGKIPTPLLMQATGHTTEQMFLKYINPIDESHIISLGNYFDKTYKESYFGGMAVS, encoded by the coding sequence ATGACTTTTAAATTTTTCATTTCTGATTGTGGATTGGCAAAAGAAAGTATTCATTTAAAAATTGAAAATCAATCGGGTCAACCACTCTTTAATTTCAAAACTCCGCTGAGAATCCGTCAGGAAGACTGGGATAGTAAAAAACAACGTCCAAGTAATATTTATCTAAAACGCTATAAAAAAATTAATGCTAAGCTAGATGCTTTGAAAATACGGTTGGTAGAATGTATTGAAGAAAACAGGTCTAAAGGAAAGCTTTGTTCCCAAAGATATCTTTATAAGGAAATAAAAAATATTTGCAGTAAAGAGAAAGAAGATTATCCAAAAGATTCACTACTCTGTTTTATTAATATGTATATTTCTTCAAAACAAGAATACATTTGCCAGTCAACCTACAAAAGATATAAAGTATTTTTTAACCTTATTGAAAGGTTTGAAGGTTTTACGTCCAGAAGACTTTATGTCAATACCATCGATGGAGATTTTATCAGAAAATTTATTTCATTTGGAAAAGAAGAAGCTTACAGTGAGAATACCATATATAGAACTATTCATTTTATTAAAACAATTTTAAACTTCGCTGAGAGAAAAGGTATCAGAACTGCTATCAGGGAATTCGATATAAGACGGGAGAAGCAAAATAGGATAGTCATAAATCTTACAGAGAAAGAAGTGATGAAAATAGGGAAAATGAAAGTTCCCAAAGAACTACAGGCAGCTAAAGACTGGCTGCTTATTAGTTGCTACACCGGTCAGAGAGTCTCTGACTTTATGAAGTTCAACTCAGACCTGCTAAGAAAAGTGAATGACAGGGTGTGTATTTCTTTTATTCAGCAAAAAACAAAGAAGGAGATCCTGCTGCCAATACATCCTGTCGTTTTAGAGATTATTAAACGGCTTAAAAACAATTTTCCTCAAAAACTTTCTGCGACTAAATATAATAGTCATATTAAACAAATTGGCAGAATTGCTCAGCTTACTGATCCTGTAAATGCGGTAAAACGTGTAGGGCATAGGGTGAAGAAATTAATCGTTGAAAAATGGGAAGTACTCAGCAGCCATATTGGAAGAAGAAGTTTTGCAACTAACTTTTATGGTAAAATTCCAACTCCGCTATTAATGCAAGCAACGGGACATACTACGGAGCAGATGTTTTTAAAATATATTAATCCCATAGACGAAAGCCATATTATCAGTTTGGGTAATTATTTTGACAAAACATATAAAGAAAGTTATTTTGGAGGCATGGCTGTCAGTTAA
- a CDS encoding helix-turn-helix domain-containing protein codes for MISKKTTPNYRQIYIDLINIKFPEKMEKCLPLLNKADLSEIDIIELNNMIFERADKEIEKFNQRHRSYSLPSIQKILDYQKKHNYNNTQLANHFRLSRNTVTKWKKMISKHHV; via the coding sequence ATGATTTCAAAAAAAACTACTCCTAATTATAGACAGATTTATATTGATCTGATCAACATTAAATTCCCTGAAAAAATGGAAAAATGTCTTCCGCTGCTTAATAAAGCGGATTTGTCAGAAATAGATATCATTGAACTCAATAATATGATCTTCGAGAGGGCAGATAAGGAAATAGAAAAATTTAATCAGAGACACCGTTCTTATAGTCTTCCTTCGATTCAAAAAATTCTTGATTATCAGAAAAAGCACAATTATAATAATACTCAGTTAGCAAACCATTTTCGATTAAGCCGAAATACTGTTACAAAATGGAAAAAAATGATATCTAAACATCATGTTTAA
- a CDS encoding helix-turn-helix domain-containing protein, with amino-acid sequence MNFKKIYIGKMIKEKVTENEINIFRICNFFKCTVGEVEKMYEAQSLDCEILLKWSKLLEYDFFRIYTHHLILYSPPSKGKVSIESSLPKFRKNIYTKEMIDFILERIDGGKMTRNQIIERYKIPKTTLFKWIDKYKIKKDNNNNNNNNNNNNNI; translated from the coding sequence ATGAATTTCAAAAAGATATACATAGGAAAAATGATTAAAGAAAAAGTTACAGAAAATGAGATAAATATATTTCGTATCTGTAACTTTTTCAAATGTACAGTAGGAGAAGTTGAAAAAATGTACGAAGCTCAAAGTTTGGACTGCGAAATCCTTTTGAAATGGAGCAAGCTTTTAGAATATGATTTTTTTAGAATATATACTCATCATTTGATTCTGTATTCTCCTCCATCTAAGGGAAAAGTATCTATTGAATCTTCCCTGCCAAAATTCCGGAAAAACATTTATACCAAAGAAATGATAGATTTCATTCTTGAGCGTATAGATGGAGGCAAAATGACAAGAAATCAGATAATCGAACGGTATAAAATTCCCAAAACCACTTTATTCAAATGGATTGATAAATACAAGATTAAAAAAGATAATAATAATAATAATAATAATAATAATAATAATAATAATATCTGA